From Lolium perenne isolate Kyuss_39 chromosome 5, Kyuss_2.0, whole genome shotgun sequence, a single genomic window includes:
- the LOC127300528 gene encoding small ribosomal subunit protein cS22 produces MATTISSLAATHSLHRRCCRSSPSSPSTPARVSFRAAPPAAAAARARRRAAVQVLASSAVLEAPEELATRKLYVGNIPRTVTNDELSAMFAEHGTVVRAEVMYDKYSGRSRRFGFVTMSTVEEANAATEALNETEVGGRKIKVNVTESFLPNIDLSAPEPEPAFVDSQYKVYVGNLAKTVTTEVLKNFFSEKGEVLSATVSRVPGTPKSKGFGFVTFSSDEEVEAAISTFNNTELEGQTIRVNKA; encoded by the exons ATGGCGACCACCATCTCCTCTCTAGCGGCCACCCACTCCCTCCACCGCCGCTGCTGCCGGAGCAGCCCCTCCTCGCCCTCGACCCCCGCACGCGTCTCattccgcgccgcgccgccggctGCCGCGGCGGCGCGGGCGAGGCGCCGGGCTGCGGTGCAGGTGCTCGCCTCCTCCGCGGTGCTGGAGGCGCCCGAGGAGCTGGCCACGCGCAAGCTCTACGTCGGGAACATCCCCAGGACCGTCACCAACGACGAGCTCTCCGCCATGTTCGCCGAGCACGGCACCGTCGTGCGGGCCGAG GTTATGTATGACAAGTACAGTGGTCGGAGCAGGCGTTTCGGGTTTGTCACGATGAGCACGGTGGAGGAGGCCAATGCTGCCACCGAGGCCCTGAATGAGACT GAGGTTGGAGGTAGAAAAATTAAAGTGAATGTGACAGAGAGCTTCTTGCCGAACATTGACCTGTCTGCACCAGAACCGGAGCCCGCATTCGTTGACAGCCAGTACAAGGTTTATGTTGGCAATCTTGCGAAGACAGTGACGACAGAGGTGCTCAAGAACTTCTTCTCTGAAAAGGGGGAGGTCCTCAGTGCCACGGTATCACGAGTTCCGGGGACTCCAAAGTCCAAGGGTTTTGGTTTCGTCACGTTTTCATCGGACGAAGAAGTTGAAGCTGCCATTTCTACTTTCAACAACACA GAATTGGAAGGACAAACCATCCGTGTGAATAAAGCGTAG